TTCATGGATAACCATAATGCGCTACAATATTTATGGACGTATGAGATCTATCTTGATGCAAACCATTATTGAACATGAGTCATTTTGAGTTAATAGCCTATTGTAAGATCCCTTAGGGGCCTTCCTTATTCACAGTATTAGACAACAGCACTTATGTGACTAAAAAGGTAGTCGAGAGGTTGAAGCCGGATCACTTCATTATTAAGGCCCTGGCTGGTAAAATTGCAAAATTAGTTGCTTATGTTTTGCAtgagcaccaacacacacaacacaaagacacagctaCACACTGCCAGTCGTCATAAAATCAGAGAAAGTTTTAGAGCAGCTGTAAACATGGAATGTTTTTACACTCAACAGTATAACAGTCATCTGGTGTTAACCGGTTTCAAAGTGCCTGAATAGTACAGCCTTGGCTCTGCAGAAAGAACATAGTGACATTAAAGTAGGTAGATGTGATAAGATGGCACAGAATGGTCTTGAATCCTTTTCTTTCAGCAATGATGGCCTCATAATGAATATTTCTTTCTATAAATCAAGGAATACCTCATGCAAAAGGGTCATGCACAATGTACAATGATCTCATctgaacatgtcatttttagagATAGTTGGACTGAGttttacattcattttttaaggcaaatgcaaagaaaatgactaaaaaagacACTTAGACAGTTTTGTCAAGAGAATTCTACCCTCTGGTATTAAAACTGCACAATTTAAGGCAAGACATcatccacaaaatgatcatttcttGATCAGTTATTCCATGTTACGTTGAACTCGTCAAGAAAACTTGAActtgaacgaagaatccaaaagcagagaacattcttgatgaactggagTAAAAGTAGGCCGcaattaacaacagcaaaactaaatcaaaatatCGGTTTAcaaacactcaaaaaaaaacttgtgcaCGGAGAATCAGTacatcacaaacacattcattcattcattcattgtcagTAGCTACTTAGCCTTTTCAGGGTCATGGGGTGACTGGAGTTTATTTTAGCtgacaccctggacaggtcgctagACTATCACACTggcacatggagacagacatttAGACTCACAATCACACCtgtgggcaatttagagtcccCAATTAACCCGACTATCAGGTCTCTGGAGTGTGGGAGAAAGCCAGAGAACCTGGAGAACACTCATGCTGACATGGGCAGAAGATGCACACTCCACACAGATGGATCTCTGCCGGCCGGCAGGTTCAAACGAGAACCCTCTTGCTTTGAGGCGatagtgctaaccactgcatcgcTACAAGCAACAAcatgcatttgaactctgctcaatgGAGTTTAAATGCACGCTTGTGCCCAGGTGTGTTTGgcaagtactgagcatacgactggataaatgagacttggatcataCTGCACGAGTTTTATGAgggtttgtaaactgatgttttgatatagttttgctgttgtttaacacaGATCCCGCTAACTTAGATTCATAcagaattttctgtttttggattcttcgttcactgtaaaggcatgtgagaaaagcaacattttttacacaaattaattcatttataaATGATAATtatgtgggtgaagtattccttcaatAGCTTTGCATTGGATTTAATTGAAGTATGTATTGAAAGTCTGCCGCATAACAGGATTGCAACTAGCTTAAGTAACAAgtaatgacagaaaataaaacctcAGTGTTGAATTATCCAAAAAAATTGTGGATCTAGACTGTAAATAAGCTATACTTCATCCTAACACTGGTAAAAGCAGTTCTTAGtaccttgaaaaaaaaatcccatgaaCATTTTCAGGGAACTGTTTGTCTCTGGAAAGGTTGAATGAGATAGAACAATTTGATTAGGATTTGAGTTGTTTGAGAACAATTTAATGGCCAAGACTATTATTTATGATTGTGTCTGAGGAGTTGTGCATCAGTGGAAGTGGACCTCCACTCTGTCTATTTGTCTTCATGTGACGGACAGTTTACTTGTCTGGGGACAGGATATCATTATCTCTGGCTCTCATTATCAGTTAAACACAACCTCCAACAACTGTTTCCTGAAGCAAGCCTGATGAAAGCAAGAGGTGAAAGCTGAAAGCCTAAATCTGATTGGACTAATGATTAAGGGGGCTTGTTTATGTGTGCTGTTATAATTGGAGAGTTAGGATCTCTCCCATCTATGGTACAGCTCAACTCCAGGCCACAGCCTCAAGCTTCTGCCTGTTCTTTGGTGTAACTGGTATCTAGAATACATTCCTTAAACTGCAGCAGGCATGTGAAAAAGTAAAGGGGGGTACACTGGCCCTAAGATAAGTTGTGAACAGCTTTTGTTTCCcacataataaaaaaagaaagcagcaAAAGTTCAGATGTTCACCTACAAAAGAGTGCAAGGCTTCTTGTCCTTGAAAGGGTTTTCTGAAGCGGGGATGCCCATGAGCAGCGGGTCATTCTTGGCATGTTCTCCACAGTAGCGCATCAGGTCTGATGAGGCTTTGGACACCTGCAAAGAAATCAGTCCACATGCTGATCCACCTTGACATACACAAGAGACAAGACAGGGTGGCATGAACGACTGTGGCTATAAAGGCACCTTTATCCTCTCGATGCCGGCCTCTATCCTCAGCTGCTGCACCACCCGCCTGGCCTGCGCTATGCTACTGGAGCTctgcatttttgatgacatcGCAGTCTTTGGACAGCTGTGCTCAAACCtggattagaaaaaaaaatacatgtactCTACTTAGATTAATTAGTGGTGAGATGCAGTTGGTGTTTGCACAAAGAAACCAACAAAGCCACAGTGTAATGACTCTATTCaattgactcctggctacaagATGTTCCTGTGGGATCAGGAGCACAAAGGTCAGGCTGCTGTCATACCAAGTCAACACAATTATTTTGTCCAATCAGCAATTAAGCAATTTGTATTTCATCGCGTTTAAAGCATACATGGTTCTGCAGGGGTTAGTGGTACATATGGGATATCTGATTAAttatcagccacaacattaaaatcacTGCCAGGTGAAGGGAATGACATTGATCATCTctttacaatgcaatgttctgctgggaaaccttgacTCCTGAagttcatgtggatgccacttgacatgcaaacactgttgcagaccaagcacgccaacctggcctccaaattcccctgATCCCAATCCGATCAAGCATCTGTGAGATGTGCCGGTACCCACTGTGGGGCCTCCCTGAATCgcacttggctctgacctgtcaaggcatagACACGGGACATTTGGGGGTGTCCTAGAGCGTTGGGAGTCCTATAAGTTGTGAGGTGGGACCTCCATTGATCGGACTTGTTCCGGCATGCCCCACAGATGCTCAATTGGATTGGGATATGGTGAATTTGGAGTCTAGGTTGAtgctttgaggtctttgtcacattcctcagtCCATTCTTGagcagtttttgcggtgtggcaTGCCATTGggggagtgctgttgccataaGGGGCTGTACTcagtctgcaacagtgtttgggtggatggtgcatgtcaagtggcatTCACAgaaatgccaggacccaaggtttcccagcagcacATTGCACTGTAAAGACATCAAGATCACGTTTTTCACTTTAGCTGTCAGAGATTTTAATGTTGTGTCTGTTCAGTGTATTTTGTAATTACAAGATATTTATGAGAAGAGATGTGAGATAGTTTGAAAGCTTTATGGATAGATATCATGAGATGATTATTTCTTCTTGTCATTCAGGAAGTGAATCCAACTTTGTGATACATAGAACAATGATGAGTAGGAAACTTGTAGTTAATGATAAATctaaacacactgcaaaacattTCATGTTTCAACATGTCAAGGTTGGAGCAGAACCAGGGGATATAAAatggtgtcatctgcataacaacTATGTTTAGTAGTGAGTACTGATTGGGAGGAATAATGTTATTTATCTGTGATGTAAATGTTATGGGCCCAAGGATCCCTGTGACATCCCATAACTGATAGCAAGGGTTTGACACCAGCAGCCACAACAGTCTTCTGGTAAACTGAGCATGAAACCAactaaatgtgacattttatgaAGCCTATAGACTCGAGTTTGTTAAGAAAGTTGAGAAGATTGAGAGAGAAGACTGACACTATTGCATGCTTTTGAGAGGTCAACaaagagagaggcacaacattGCTTTTGGTCCAGTAAGTAGACAATCCCTGACAATTTTATTACTGCACCTGTAGGTGAAAACCACATTGCTGTGGCTGTAGTACATTCAGTACGTCAATAAGGGCGCATAGTTGTGAGTTAACCAAAGATTCTATGATATTTGCCAGCAGGACAAGCTTAATCTGGAAGGTATTTAGCTGTTGAGATCACTGCTATCACAGCCTTATGTAACGGTAGAGCCACAGCACGTTTCCATGTCATATTTCCATGTATACAGAGTggtgcagggatgatgttttgcCTGGACGTTAACATCACTCTGGTTCCCTCTCCATAAAGCAAGTGAGATTTTtcaattggattttggattattgcagaaaataatctctgtggcaaacaaaagtttatgatacttgcaCGTTTTGTTcggcaagataatcttcacaaatgaacactaGTTTTATGATTCTTTAAGTGTAATTTTCACCACCACAACAGGGCTGTAAAGCTATGTTTGGCATGATAATACTCTGTAGTctaatttagccacttgttagcaaccacctttttgaagatgtgtaaatgtaaaacatgaaagtctcatAAGCTTGAGTTAactacagaccttatttcaggcacctAACCAAAAACCtagtaaaaaaacacatctacTTCAGGGAAATGGAAGCGCAAAAATAATAActcactagtccatacccattggtagctttgtcaccttctacctatgccaatcctcaatgcctatgtgcagtttcacatagatgcaaaacgtgggacagacagaatgactgactgacaaaatgacatactgacagtttccgtgattatgtacagcataccataccatgacttagtcataccaaaaattaggaaaaaaacccaaaacattggtacacagggggagccacagcgatcggtcgcattttagccatttttaagcatttttgtgttgttatagcgccacccagttgccaattagagttaaatttctccagtcaccttgaggcatcctgttctacatatctaccaagtttagtaaaaatcgtaTGGctgttaggcctagataagaaattagctctctagcgcccccattttgtttgatcgggtcccctcagattatgtgtggtcatatgcctacaaaccCTTGAggtgttatacacctttatgtgatgagccacgccctccgcaatattcattgccttatagaagctcatttttagtaagttttccaacttttgccaagagggaactttagatattggtccctagattatgttcacctagtttcatgcagatcggtcaaacttcctaggaagagatcgattttaagtgtttttcaaaaaattcaaaatggtggaaaatctatataaccggaagttatgggttcttggggcaaatttgttcctcatgaggagaggcatctctgtgcaaagtttcaagtctctacgacatacggggcatgagatatgcccattcaaagtttgcaatttcaatcggttgctatagcgcccccctttggccaatagctgtgccaaatttcacatggattgaccaagtcagtgaggagaaaaacgtggaacaaagacacagacagacacacacactcagacagagttttcatcattatatatttatgttttaggATTTATTCCTACACCACTCTATCTCAGGCTTAAAGCTGTAACAAAACTAGAGTCATGCTTGCAGCTCCGTGAGGCGTTTTAGCACactggtgctttgagctaaatgctaacttcaATATGTTAGCATGTTCACAAAGACAAgcatgctaattagcactaaagaCAAATACAGCTAATCCATGGCTGATGTCATAagtttgcaggtatttggtcacaaACCAATGTATTAGACAACTTCACATTTTGACATGATGATGACGCTGATAAAAAGTCATTTCTCCTTTGAGGCTGGGAAAAGACTGGCTGCTGCAACATTTTAGTTCAGTATTATGGTGATCTGCATCTGATTTGTTACAAACTGCAAAGCCCTCTCTCATCACTGTACTCTTTACATCAGGGCTGGTTGGCCTTCTTTGACTTTTGATAGGCTCAGTCACTGGTAtctgttcatttataaagccatacTGGGTAAACCTCCTTCGTACATTTGTACCTTGATTGACCAGAGATTATACTGTAGCTATAGTCTGAAGATTTGGTTTTGTTGTCTGATCCTAGTGCTCAGACTGAGCTTGAAACTATGTGAATTGGTCTCTCTGCTTGATTTTAAAGCTCTTATAGGTTCAAGGATGAAAGAGCCAGTTGGGTCTTGCCATTGTGCTTAGGTGTTCTAATATTTACATGTTACTGTgcatcttttatgttttttactgTGGTTGcttggctgtaactttttgtgtgctgctgtcttggccaggtctccctcaTAAGAGAGACTGTTGATCTTCACAGGACtatcctggttaaataaattcaaaagTCAGAGCATCACCAAATAAATTATACTATGAGGAAACATTTGTGCTGATCTGGTGATTTCATAAAATAAGTGAAAAATCTGACCAGTTGGTAATGCTAGAGGAAAAATAATGGGATCGCTTACGATTAATCCTATGGGGATTTTGTTTTGCAAAATTTCCATCATTCGAGTCGTCCCTGGAACCATGCCAACAGATATACCATGGAAAATGTGGATGCAAAAAAATGGTGCATCTTCGGCTACAGCACTTATTTTAATGAATGAGCTCTGgagaatattgcaaaaattataAGAAGTGAAGTTACTAAGATGTTACTGCACAAAGCTGTGCAACTTCCCAAAAGTGACAGTTGACCTAATCTGGAACTGACTCAATGTGCGTAAAAGCTGTGACCCAACCTAACGAACTCCTGTTTCACAATTCCCACTTCCAGGATACAATGGTTTGCTTTTACTGGCTCATTACGTCAGTGCCTGAGCTACTTGAAGCAGAGGCTGCACAGTTGCAGTTTTCTACCATTCAGTCCGGCCAACTGCTTTGCAGAGCTCAAAGTCTTTTGCAGACTTTAGCAGCCTTTGGAGCCAAAACTTGATGTTTGTCTTAATTTTCTGCACAAATATCACTTTAAGAATCAGGAATGAGGAACCACTTCTACTGCAAAAAGAACACCATGTGTTCAGTTGACAGGAGAACACCGTCTGCTGTTGGGcaataaataaaagtttctcAGTGTACCCAACAATTGTTCAGGACTGATAACTTGCAGCTCTTGTTCCtggaacaaatttaaaaaaaacacagagcatAAAGTGACTCCGTGGGACTGATATTTGACATGTGGTGCTGTAAatgtttgctctgtgctttggtGCAGGATATCACAGAGGAGGGGAACACGCTGAAACGGAAGGCAGATGAAACATGGACTACAGAACCGACTACAGAGGGGAGACAAGACCATGCATCCCTCTAATCCCCCCACCCACTCCCTTCCGCTTCCTACACAGGAAGCAGTATCGCCAGTTAACCTCCAAAGCATAAATGATTAAATATGGGGTGGAAGCTTTAAAAATAGAAGCTGCACAGACAGCTCGGTAACCAAGGAAACAAAAAGCTGCTAAGTGACTTTTGAAGCTTTCCTCAAGAAAGCATGACATCAAGACCTCATTTGcacttttagtttttactgCCAGACCAGTCTATACAAGCTGCTTTCACAGTTATTGCTTTCTTGACCTGTGCACTCGTCATTCCAGGGAACTTCACAATCCATGTCGTGGCTCTCTTGTCAACACAGCTGTAGTTTTCAAGCCCTCAGCTGCATGAGTGGACGCAAGAAAAGGGAGAGCTACGTCAGGGGGCTGGTCCTCGCAACCCCCCAACGCCTGCAGGGACTCCGTGTGACGCCAGCAGCTACTATAGAACTCTATATGTTTTGTAATTAGCTTTGAACGACGTCAATAGGGCTAAGAGGTTTCTGTTTAACTGCTCCATTGTTGTGTCTGCGGTTGTGCTATCGCCTTCAAAGTGGCACTAGAAACCTGACAGCACTTGATCGTGGCTGATATACACTTTACTTTTATGATTTGAAAGATACAACGGTGCAAAGGTCAAATTTAAAGATGCCTTTTTATTAAATCTAATCACTCGACTAGTGTCTTTCCACTGAACCCTTCTTCCTCCATCTTGTCATATTGTTTGCCTGTATAATACTGCTGCATCGCATTTAGCCCGAGAAAATTTGTAACACAATGCAATGTGAGCAAAGTCTTATGCGTTCATCTATACCTGCCCTTCTGTGACTGGTTTATGAAAGTTGCAGTCAAACAACCTGTTTGGCTTTGTGCAATTACAGCCTATTAAAGGGTAAGTTCAGAATTTTTCAATGTGGACgctagttgttgttgttgtgtcttAAGCCCAGATACCACCagtttcagtatggtaccttagGAACCAAAATTAACCcgtcagacatggtacctagaccctagcgtttccaccgcagacagtacccttaaatgtgggcggggttgttgtcactcactgctccatccagcactcactgtatttcctcattaccagtgacacagatggaagtctgcacctcgtttatcatccacaaAACTAAGTTGCacagtgacattttcagaacaaaatagaacaggctgcagtgagagtctctctccatgggatatttaaacatagcaggtttgtgcatttagtccttctcaggcaagctcaggggtttagtatTGCCGTACCCAGCAGGAACGACGCTCTGCAacgctttttctttttcttttttttttttattagaatatatgcagttcccagttcacataacccggtCGAAATTAAcatatataaacactttaagatgcactcattactaaaagtgtatgtcacataaaaactaaagtaatggtcaaagttgttaaagtgaaatttaagtcgtgttgattgattcacgttgtcaactcatgcattcagtaacattacaagttaatgttccaccttaaaagtcgccatcagtcggcccagtgaattaaggttttttgggttttttctCAGTGtacagctgctgcgagaggcagcaaaacatcctttcattttatagttacagtctactaataaagTGAGTTAGTCCAGGGCATGTCCAAAACATGCCAttccagaaacagccccaaaatcaccaaacccaccagactcccatttaaataaacagtagttttatcattgtaaaaacACACT
This sequence is a window from Epinephelus lanceolatus isolate andai-2023 chromosome 6, ASM4190304v1, whole genome shotgun sequence. Protein-coding genes within it:
- the gng12b gene encoding guanine nucleotide-binding protein G(I)/G(S)/G(O) subunit gamma-7 produces the protein MSSKMQSSSSIAQARRVVQQLRIEAGIERIKVSKASSDLMRYCGEHAKNDPLLMGIPASENPFKDKKPCTLL